A genomic segment from Spinacia oleracea cultivar Varoflay chromosome 3, BTI_SOV_V1, whole genome shotgun sequence encodes:
- the LOC110791176 gene encoding uncharacterized protein, which translates to MKKVHTLKPGSSKRLKSKSIYKAYMPQLANDQNGDHMYNNNNIVVKRYAYYYDETCVPYIWIHDAGLSFSRKVNQQYISLEDLRDCSEIKIFRDHQKGCIGVRKKFKADFC; encoded by the coding sequence ATGAAGAAGGTACATACCTTGAAGCCGGGGTCATCGAAGCGACTTAAGAGCAAGAGTATTTATAAAGCTTATATGCCTCAATTAGCTAATGATCAAAATGGTGATCATAtgtataacaataataatatagtgGTTAAAAGGTATGCATATTATTATGATGAGACATGTGTGCCATATATATGGATACATGATGCAGGATTAAGTTTTTCAAGGAAAGTTAACCAGCAATATATTAGCCTTGAAGATCTTAGAGATTGTTCTGAAATCAAGATTTTTAGAGACCATCAAAAAGGGTGTATTGGTGTTCGAAAAAAGTTTAAGGCTGATTTCTGCTAA
- the LOC110791187 gene encoding uncharacterized protein, with product MEFSWLNCFRITLFLLLIAAIATACFTLPVEKILRDFLLWVDQNLGSWGPLVLAVAYIPLTILAVPASVLTLGGGYLYGLLLGFVADSIGATLGATAAFLLGRTIGRSFVISKIKDYPKFRAVAIAIQRSGFKIVFLLRLVPLLPFNILNYLLSVTPVSLWEYILASWLGMLPITLALVYAGTTLKDLSDITHGWHEFSPSHWVFLVASVVVSVILMICVTKVAKSALEKALAENENEDDLSCSELPISGEQLGDLQQPLIVKTDSSMDNLH from the exons ATGGAGTTTTCATGGCTAAATTGTTTTCGAATTACCCTTTTTCTTCTCCTTATTGCCGCCATTGCCACAGCTTGTTTCACCCTTCCTGTTGAAAAG ATATTAAGGGATTTCCTGTTGTGGGTGGACCAAAATCTTGGCAGTTGGGGACCTCTAGTTCT GGCTGTTGCATACATACCTCTTACTATTCTGGCAGTTCCAGCTTCAGTGCTCACG CTTGGTGGTGGCTATCTTTATGGTTTGCTTCTGGGCTTTGTGGCTGATTCTATAGGTGCTACATTGGGGGCAACTGCGGCttttcttttgggaagaacC ATTGGAAGGTCATTTGttatttccaaaataaaggATTACCCTAAGTTTCGAGCTGTTGCTATTGCTATACAGAGATCTGGCTTTAAG ATTGTCTTTCTTCTGCGGCTTGTTCCTCTACTTCCATTTAATATATTGAACTACCTCCTGTCTGTAACTCCTGTTTCGCTGTGGGAATATATCCTGGCTTCTTGGTTGGGGATGCTG CCTATAACACTTGCATTGGTGTATGCTGGAACAACTCTCAAGGATCTTTCAGATATCACGCATGGATGGCATGAGTTTTCCCCCTCCCATTGG GTATTTCTTGTAGCAAGTGTTGTGGTTTCAG TGATATTGATGATTTGTGtaactaaagtcgcaaaaagTGCTTTAGAGAAAGCACTGGCTGAAAATGAGAATGAAGATGACCTGTCCTGCTCCGAGCTGCCCATCTCAGGTGAACAGCTTGGGGATCTTCAACAGCCTCTCATTGTTAAGACAGATTCGTCCATGGATAACCTTCATTAG